The following coding sequences lie in one Deltaproteobacteria bacterium genomic window:
- a CDS encoding VWA domain-containing protein: MNMYLRPRSVRPFAPLLAALALSAACKEETPPEETEETASGGIHETVSAGSSDSSDTASTTASTTASGSDSSTGATATSTADSSGGSSSATTASTSDTANDSGSGSSSGGAVVPCDVAMATLAPLPPNIMLVLDKSGSMVSNSWDHDGNAGTPPITRWDSLYQVVDFVVSTFDAQINFGVTLFPAVNATATYNANACTMSNAPEIPVAPMNQNAILAGIPAAAATDIYGGTPATAGITLARDNLVGLNPQNPRAIVFVTDGAANCSATAANNFQRFEVYDAQLPIVVGDAWTDDEIPTYVVGIDAVDAVSAVTNDGFPDSTNTYDALNEVAQAGGKPNMGTEQFYQTTNQNELQDALQEIIDDALSCVVPLSPQPAFPDLLQVVIEDMDVPAVMDCATEDGWVYTNPGGPYDAIELCGSWCDALKMSGAVTAEYYCDAG, from the coding sequence ATGAACATGTACCTGCGCCCCCGCTCCGTCCGCCCCTTCGCTCCGCTGCTCGCCGCGCTCGCGCTGTCGGCCGCGTGCAAGGAAGAGACCCCGCCCGAAGAGACCGAAGAGACCGCGTCGGGCGGCATCCACGAGACCGTGAGCGCGGGTAGTAGCGACTCCTCGGATACCGCGTCGACGACCGCGTCGACGACGGCGTCCGGCAGCGACAGCAGCACCGGCGCCACCGCCACCAGCACGGCCGACTCGAGCGGCGGCTCGTCGTCCGCGACCACCGCGAGCACCAGCGACACTGCAAACGACAGCGGGAGCGGTAGCAGCAGCGGCGGTGCGGTGGTGCCGTGTGACGTCGCGATGGCGACGCTCGCACCCTTGCCGCCGAACATCATGCTGGTGCTCGACAAGTCGGGCAGCATGGTCAGCAACTCGTGGGATCACGACGGCAACGCCGGGACCCCGCCGATCACCCGCTGGGACAGCCTCTACCAGGTGGTCGACTTCGTGGTCTCGACCTTCGACGCGCAGATCAACTTCGGCGTCACGCTGTTCCCCGCGGTCAACGCCACCGCGACCTACAACGCCAACGCCTGCACGATGTCGAACGCGCCGGAGATCCCGGTCGCGCCGATGAACCAGAACGCGATCCTGGCGGGCATCCCCGCCGCGGCCGCCACCGACATCTACGGCGGCACGCCGGCCACAGCCGGCATCACGCTCGCGCGTGACAACCTCGTGGGCTTGAATCCGCAGAACCCCCGCGCGATCGTCTTCGTGACCGACGGTGCCGCCAACTGCAGCGCCACCGCGGCGAACAACTTCCAGCGCTTCGAGGTCTACGACGCACAGCTCCCGATCGTGGTGGGTGACGCGTGGACCGACGACGAGATCCCCACGTACGTGGTCGGTATCGATGCGGTCGATGCGGTCTCGGCGGTCACGAACGACGGCTTCCCGGACTCGACCAACACCTACGACGCGCTCAACGAGGTCGCCCAGGCCGGCGGCAAGCCCAACATGGGCACCGAGCAGTTCTACCAGACGACCAACCAAAACGAGCTGCAGGACGCGTTGCAAGAGATCATCGATGACGCCCTGAGTTGCGTCGTGCCGCTGTCGCCCCAGCCGGCGTTCCCCGATCTCCTGCAGGTCGTGATCGAGGACATGGACGTGCCCGCGGTGATGGACTGCGCGACCGAGGACGGCTGGGTCTATACCAACCCGGGCGGGCCCTACGACGCCATCGAGCTGTGCGGCAGCTGGTGCGACGCGCTCAAGATGTCGGGTGCGGTGACCGCCGAGTACTACTGCGACGCCGGCTGA
- a CDS encoding tetratricopeptide repeat protein, which produces MVALEAGLARERTREALFGAAGRALQVDRFRVLERVGAGAMGVVYAAYDPDLDRRIALKLLHAGAPTHGTRERMLAEARALARLSHPHVVAVFEVGVCGDDDQTVFLAMEYVRGRTLRAWREQVQPDWRAIVQAYAQAARGLAAVHRAGLVHRDFKPDNAMIDVDGRVRVMDFGLARADPTGAATLAGAARLAGAATQADASSSASLATPPMLTRSGVLVGTPAYMAPELFDGAPADARSDAWAFCVSLYEALWGHRPHRAATPEALVGALMSRAPTPEPSARVGVPRRIVAAIMRGLSPTPADRWQSLDALAEVLEDRSRGRARAVAWLAAAGALVVGAAALQARTRAQACQGSALAFAEAWNDGTAAQVREAFAATSASWSARAGEDASEALARYGERWVEEHRAACMAARVDHTQSDAMLDRRMRCLEDRRRDFVALVDALRGIDDDALEHVEPAIRGLVQPQQCGDAAYLEGAVVSPPPPAVADAVDALRTQLADVRAMYELGRSVQARARVAGVVEAAQQIGYPPLVAEASLGVGSVELALDEVEAARAHLEQAYFVARTVVDHRTAADAAMELASLTGTHTDELALAQQWLRLSAVELDDSFEARAELDGLEIAVLTREGRLEDALAAAQRLLARAESACPRGCEALADAHQELSRLYDHLGRGREAEPHALAALTQESALHDHDHPHLARAHYVLGELLDSVGRHAESHEQLIVALQMRERMLGVDHPETAMSRVRLSTTLLALGRGDEAVQQATRAVASVRGRSEPLLLAAALSELGGIHGDLHHYAEARTAYEEALTLERGVHPDGDPNQAIVISNLARVASQQGDHVAALAGFEQALAMRRAHVSGYDPLQSVFLTNAGRTLLDLGRNVEALARLREALALSRDEEISRHTVMAAGLAAAALRPEDPAAAQAVIAEVRGRCDAAAAAVRAAAGCERLGEGE; this is translated from the coding sequence ATGGTCGCACTCGAGGCCGGGCTCGCCCGCGAGCGCACCCGCGAGGCGTTGTTCGGTGCGGCCGGGCGCGCGCTCCAGGTCGATCGGTTCCGGGTGCTCGAGCGCGTCGGCGCCGGCGCGATGGGGGTCGTCTACGCGGCGTACGATCCCGACCTCGATCGCCGCATCGCGCTCAAGCTCCTGCATGCCGGCGCGCCCACCCACGGCACGCGCGAGCGCATGTTGGCCGAGGCCCGCGCGCTCGCGCGACTGAGCCACCCCCACGTGGTCGCGGTGTTCGAGGTCGGCGTGTGTGGCGACGACGACCAGACCGTGTTCCTCGCGATGGAGTACGTGCGCGGTCGGACGCTCCGGGCGTGGCGCGAGCAGGTGCAGCCCGATTGGCGCGCAATCGTGCAGGCGTACGCGCAGGCGGCCCGGGGCCTGGCGGCGGTGCATCGCGCCGGGCTCGTGCACCGCGACTTCAAGCCCGACAACGCAATGATCGACGTCGACGGTCGCGTGCGCGTGATGGACTTTGGGCTTGCCCGCGCCGATCCGACTGGCGCCGCGACGCTGGCCGGCGCGGCGCGGCTGGCCGGCGCCGCGACGCAGGCCGACGCATCGTCGTCGGCCAGCCTCGCGACACCGCCGATGCTCACGCGCTCGGGCGTGCTGGTCGGCACGCCGGCCTACATGGCGCCCGAGCTGTTCGATGGCGCGCCCGCCGATGCACGCAGCGACGCGTGGGCGTTCTGTGTCTCGCTGTACGAGGCGCTGTGGGGGCATCGACCGCACCGCGCGGCGACCCCAGAGGCGCTGGTCGGGGCCTTGATGTCGCGCGCGCCGACCCCCGAGCCGAGCGCGCGCGTGGGCGTGCCGCGGCGGATCGTCGCCGCGATCATGCGCGGGCTGTCACCGACACCGGCAGATCGGTGGCAGTCGCTCGACGCGCTCGCCGAGGTGCTCGAGGATCGCAGCCGCGGGCGCGCGCGAGCGGTGGCCTGGCTCGCAGCCGCAGGGGCCCTGGTGGTCGGTGCGGCCGCGCTCCAGGCCCGCACGCGCGCGCAGGCGTGTCAGGGCAGCGCGCTGGCCTTCGCCGAGGCGTGGAACGACGGCACCGCGGCGCAAGTGCGCGAGGCCTTCGCTGCGACCTCGGCGAGCTGGTCGGCGCGAGCCGGCGAGGACGCGAGCGAGGCGCTCGCGCGCTACGGCGAGCGTTGGGTCGAGGAGCACCGAGCCGCGTGCATGGCTGCGCGCGTCGATCACACCCAGTCGGATGCGATGCTCGACCGGCGGATGCGGTGCCTCGAGGATCGCCGTCGCGACTTCGTCGCGTTGGTCGACGCGCTGCGGGGCATCGACGACGACGCGCTCGAGCACGTCGAGCCGGCGATCCGCGGCCTGGTTCAGCCGCAGCAGTGCGGCGATGCGGCGTACCTCGAGGGTGCGGTCGTGTCGCCACCGCCACCCGCGGTTGCGGACGCGGTCGACGCGTTGCGGACGCAGCTCGCCGACGTCCGGGCGATGTACGAGCTCGGGCGTTCGGTGCAGGCGCGTGCTCGCGTTGCCGGCGTGGTCGAGGCCGCGCAGCAGATCGGATACCCGCCGCTGGTCGCCGAGGCCAGCCTCGGGGTTGGGTCCGTCGAGCTCGCACTCGACGAGGTCGAGGCCGCGCGGGCGCACCTCGAGCAGGCATACTTCGTCGCCCGCACCGTCGTCGATCACCGCACCGCGGCCGACGCGGCGATGGAGCTGGCGTCGCTCACGGGCACGCACACCGACGAGCTCGCGCTGGCGCAGCAGTGGCTGCGCTTGTCCGCGGTCGAGCTCGACGACAGCTTCGAGGCGCGCGCGGAGCTCGACGGGCTCGAGATCGCGGTGCTCACACGCGAGGGGCGTCTCGAGGACGCGTTGGCGGCGGCGCAGCGGCTGCTCGCGCGGGCCGAGAGCGCGTGTCCGCGGGGCTGCGAGGCGCTCGCGGACGCGCACCAGGAGCTCAGCCGCCTCTACGACCACCTCGGCCGCGGACGCGAGGCCGAGCCCCACGCCCTCGCCGCGCTCACGCAGGAGTCGGCGCTGCATGACCACGACCATCCCCACCTCGCGCGGGCCCACTACGTGCTCGGCGAGTTGCTCGACTCGGTGGGGCGCCATGCCGAGAGCCACGAGCAGCTGATCGTCGCGCTGCAGATGCGCGAGCGCATGCTCGGGGTCGATCACCCCGAGACGGCGATGAGTCGCGTGCGCCTGTCGACGACCTTGCTCGCGCTCGGGCGCGGCGACGAAGCGGTGCAGCAGGCCACGCGCGCGGTCGCCTCGGTGAGGGGCCGCTCCGAGCCGCTGCTGCTGGCGGCGGCATTGAGCGAACTCGGCGGCATCCACGGCGATCTCCATCACTACGCCGAGGCGCGCACAGCCTACGAGGAGGCGCTCACCCTCGAGCGTGGCGTGCACCCCGATGGCGACCCGAACCAGGCGATCGTCATCTCCAACCTCGCACGGGTGGCGAGCCAGCAGGGTGATCACGTGGCGGCGCTGGCCGGCTTCGAGCAAGCGTTGGCGATGCGGCGCGCGCACGTCAGCGGCTACGATCCGCTACAGTCGGTCTTCCTGACCAACGCCGGGCGCACGCTGCTGGATCTCGGGCGCAACGTCGAGGCGCTCGCACGGCTGCGCGAGGCGCTCGCGCTCTCGCGCGACGAGGAGATCAGCCGCCACACGGTGATGGCCGCCGGCCTGGCCGCGGCCGCGCTGCGCCCCGAGGATCCCGCGGCCGCGCAGGCCGTGATCGCCGAGGTGCGTGGGCGCTGCGACGCCGCTGCTGCGGCGGTCAGGGCTGCGGCGGGCTGCGAGCGGCTCGGCGAAGGCGAGTGA
- a CDS encoding choice-of-anchor L domain-containing protein produces the protein MMRTRLDSLRPTPGAAALLATLSLVALTGCPGGDASGVTFGTGTEGGSLTAGDSSSITLSGGETTTGGGSNSAGSDSSGAAVDTSGDSGPGGCTGNADCADDPGGPVCDPASGTCVACTADDDPCTAGNYCNDADHTCVPGCANDDDCEGDLTCNVATHGCEGCTMDSECAAGFVCDTGACVPGCNDQQACPNGLACCSNECIDIAVDVAHCGGCDSPCAPDHATADCSGGVCGVGSCDNGYEDCNGAANDGCEVSGACACAPNQQYACYTGPMGTQNVGMCADGVQTCNAQGTALGPCVGQVLPGIELCNSGADENCDGTTDEDPDFDGDGWTQCGGDCCDEIGIGCLAPELVNPGAFEFGGNTVDDDCDGTTDNVVPTCDAGIASNTASADNYARAIDLCQFTDLNPADPADRTWGVINGTAALRRADGTANPAANSRSVRSGFGTVITPQYGARLAVLSSGTAADSNDANPAFTAFQEGQDMLVTSGFPADWLAANGNTLPNVPGCPALNGNQANDPMMLTLDVRVPTNAQSFSVMMYFFSAEYPEYVCTAFNDFFVALVDSTNATNPADGNIAIYDDGITQWPVGVNILEAANGLFTQCSNGAISQCGLGGAYAGCTATNELSGTGFDTMGATLQSCGYNGRYGGGTGWLQMSGNVTPGEVMTLRFAIWDTSDGIYDSLVLLDDFQWSVDASEPGVQPG, from the coding sequence ATGATGCGGACTCGTCTCGACTCGTTGCGACCCACGCCCGGTGCAGCGGCGCTGCTGGCCACCTTGTCGTTGGTGGCGTTGACGGGCTGCCCCGGTGGCGATGCCTCGGGTGTCACCTTCGGCACTGGCACCGAGGGCGGCAGTCTCACGGCGGGCGACTCGAGCTCGATCACGCTGAGCGGTGGCGAGACCACCACCGGCGGTGGCTCGAACTCCGCAGGCAGTGACAGCAGTGGTGCCGCCGTCGACACCAGCGGCGACAGTGGCCCCGGTGGCTGCACCGGCAACGCCGACTGTGCGGACGACCCGGGCGGGCCGGTGTGCGATCCAGCCAGCGGCACCTGCGTGGCTTGCACGGCCGACGACGACCCGTGTACCGCGGGCAACTACTGCAACGACGCCGATCACACCTGCGTGCCGGGCTGCGCAAACGATGACGACTGCGAAGGTGATCTGACCTGCAACGTCGCGACCCACGGCTGCGAAGGCTGCACGATGGACAGCGAATGCGCCGCCGGCTTCGTCTGTGACACCGGCGCTTGCGTGCCGGGCTGCAACGATCAGCAGGCCTGTCCCAACGGTCTCGCGTGCTGCTCGAACGAGTGCATCGACATCGCGGTCGACGTCGCCCACTGTGGCGGCTGCGACTCGCCGTGTGCGCCCGACCATGCCACCGCCGACTGCAGCGGTGGCGTCTGCGGCGTCGGTAGCTGCGACAACGGCTACGAGGACTGCAACGGCGCCGCCAACGACGGCTGTGAGGTCTCCGGTGCCTGCGCCTGCGCGCCGAACCAGCAGTACGCTTGCTACACCGGCCCGATGGGCACCCAGAACGTCGGGATGTGTGCCGACGGCGTGCAGACCTGCAACGCCCAGGGCACCGCGCTCGGCCCCTGCGTGGGCCAGGTGCTGCCGGGGATCGAGCTCTGCAACAGCGGCGCCGACGAGAACTGCGATGGCACCACCGACGAAGACCCCGACTTCGACGGCGACGGCTGGACGCAGTGCGGCGGTGACTGCTGCGACGAGATCGGCATCGGCTGCCTGGCGCCGGAGCTGGTCAACCCCGGCGCGTTCGAGTTCGGCGGCAACACCGTCGATGACGACTGCGACGGCACCACCGACAACGTGGTGCCGACCTGCGACGCCGGCATCGCGAGCAACACCGCGAGCGCCGACAACTACGCGCGCGCGATCGATCTATGCCAGTTCACCGACTTGAACCCGGCCGATCCCGCCGATCGCACGTGGGGCGTCATCAACGGCACCGCCGCGCTGCGTCGCGCGGACGGTACGGCGAACCCGGCGGCCAATTCCCGCTCGGTGCGATCCGGCTTCGGCACCGTCATCACGCCGCAGTACGGCGCGCGACTTGCGGTGCTGTCGTCGGGCACGGCCGCGGACAGCAACGATGCCAACCCCGCGTTCACCGCGTTCCAGGAGGGCCAGGACATGCTCGTGACGAGCGGGTTCCCGGCTGACTGGTTGGCCGCCAACGGCAACACGCTGCCCAACGTTCCGGGCTGCCCGGCGCTCAACGGCAATCAGGCCAACGACCCGATGATGCTCACGCTCGACGTGCGCGTGCCGACCAACGCGCAGTCGTTCTCCGTGATGATGTACTTCTTCTCGGCCGAGTACCCCGAGTACGTCTGCACCGCCTTCAACGACTTCTTCGTCGCGCTGGTCGACTCGACCAACGCGACCAATCCGGCCGACGGCAACATCGCGATCTACGACGACGGCATCACCCAGTGGCCGGTCGGCGTGAACATCCTCGAGGCAGCGAACGGCTTGTTCACGCAGTGCAGCAACGGCGCGATCTCGCAGTGCGGACTCGGTGGTGCCTACGCCGGCTGCACGGCCACCAACGAGCTGTCCGGTACTGGCTTCGACACCATGGGCGCCACGCTGCAGTCTTGCGGCTACAACGGCCGCTACGGCGGCGGCACCGGCTGGCTGCAGATGAGCGGCAACGTCACGCCCGGTGAGGTGATGACGCTGCGCTTCGCGATCTGGGACACGAGCGACGGCATCTACGACTCGCTGGTGCTGCTCGACGACTTCCAGTGGTCGGTCGACGCGTCCGAGCCCGGCGTCCAGCCGGGTTGA
- a CDS encoding response regulator transcription factor, with protein sequence MARILLADDDEALLQVLGVAIGDAGHEVVPVGDGRAALEACERGGIDLLITDVNMPRLDGFALVRNLRARGDALPILVLTARDDEIDEALGLELGADDYVTKPFSNRVLLSRIAALLRRQALRRGDEAVAAARRIGELEIDDARLEVRWRSQAVETTMTELRLLDVLTRRPGQVFSRDALLERIRGDGSVVAPRIIDTYVNRLRRKLEALDPAFDRIETVIGAGYRWRDV encoded by the coding sequence ATGGCGCGCATCCTCCTCGCCGACGACGACGAAGCCCTCCTGCAGGTCCTGGGGGTGGCGATCGGCGACGCCGGCCACGAGGTGGTGCCGGTGGGCGACGGCCGTGCGGCGCTCGAGGCCTGCGAGCGCGGCGGCATCGACCTGCTCATCACCGACGTGAACATGCCGCGGCTCGACGGCTTCGCGCTGGTGCGCAACCTGCGGGCACGCGGCGACGCGCTGCCGATCCTGGTGCTGACCGCCCGTGACGACGAGATCGACGAGGCGCTGGGCCTCGAGCTCGGCGCCGACGACTACGTGACCAAGCCATTCTCCAATCGCGTGCTGCTGAGCCGCATCGCCGCGTTGCTGCGGCGGCAGGCGCTGCGCCGCGGCGACGAAGCGGTGGCTGCCGCCCGCCGCATCGGCGAGCTCGAGATCGACGACGCGCGGCTCGAGGTGCGCTGGCGCAGCCAGGCGGTCGAGACCACCATGACCGAGCTGCGACTGCTCGACGTGCTCACGCGGCGACCGGGCCAGGTCTTCTCGCGCGACGCGCTGCTCGAGCGCATCCGCGGCGACGGTAGCGTGGTCGCGCCGCGCATCATCGACACCTACGTCAATCGTCTGCGGCGCAAGCTCGAGGCACTCGACCCCGCCTTCGATCGCATCGAGACCGTGATCGGGGCCGGCTATCGCTGGAGGGATGTGTGA
- a CDS encoding VWA domain-containing protein, with protein sequence MDFMRSNLPSTVLAPMLLTACPSASPDQVGEDSGSSGIVTTSPSGTSLSGTASASDTGSGSSGSSADSTDTDLNCGVVDYELQAVPPNVVLVLDKSGSMVSDNDVDGNGEMDGFWDHDADPMTPPISRWNSLYNVVEFVVDGFDTQINFGGVLFPSQNATNQYSANACKVATTPEIPVATTNAAAILAGIPPATATTEIQGATPATAGIQTALDHLATLDPEVPKFLILVTDGAANCSADNPSPPDLLEVYDDNLPVLVGSAYTDLGVPTFVVGIDIVDALAGVGADGVPEANTFVELNAVAEAGGRPQPGNEKFFNTVNELELMSALGEIAGAVVSCVIPLEPPPDYPDYVEVQVGGVDIPRVDDCSTEDGWVFSNPDGPYDSLELCGSACDQLIAVGTVDATYGCPPAG encoded by the coding sequence ATGGACTTCATGCGTTCGAACCTGCCCTCGACCGTGCTCGCACCGATGCTCCTCACCGCCTGCCCATCGGCCTCGCCCGATCAGGTCGGCGAGGACAGCGGCTCGTCGGGCATCGTGACGACGTCCCCGAGCGGCACGTCACTCTCGGGCACCGCATCGGCTTCGGACACCGGCAGCGGCAGCTCGGGCAGCTCGGCCGACAGCACCGACACCGACCTCAACTGCGGCGTGGTCGACTACGAGCTGCAGGCGGTGCCACCGAACGTCGTGCTCGTGCTCGACAAGTCCGGCAGCATGGTCAGCGACAACGATGTCGACGGCAACGGCGAGATGGACGGCTTCTGGGACCACGACGCCGATCCGATGACCCCACCGATCTCGCGCTGGAACAGCCTCTACAACGTCGTCGAGTTCGTGGTCGACGGCTTCGACACCCAGATCAACTTCGGCGGGGTGCTGTTTCCGTCGCAGAACGCGACCAACCAGTACTCGGCCAACGCCTGCAAGGTCGCGACGACGCCGGAGATCCCGGTCGCGACCACGAACGCCGCGGCCATCCTCGCCGGCATCCCCCCTGCGACCGCGACCACCGAGATCCAGGGCGCGACGCCGGCGACCGCGGGCATCCAGACCGCGCTCGATCACCTCGCGACCCTCGACCCCGAGGTGCCGAAGTTCCTCATCCTCGTGACCGACGGCGCCGCCAACTGCAGCGCCGACAATCCATCGCCGCCCGATCTGCTCGAGGTCTACGACGACAACCTCCCGGTCTTGGTCGGGTCGGCCTACACCGACCTCGGCGTGCCGACCTTCGTGGTCGGCATCGACATCGTCGATGCGCTGGCGGGCGTCGGCGCCGACGGGGTCCCCGAGGCCAACACGTTCGTCGAGCTGAACGCGGTCGCCGAGGCCGGCGGTAGACCGCAGCCCGGCAACGAGAAGTTCTTCAACACGGTCAACGAGCTGGAGCTCATGTCCGCGCTGGGCGAAATCGCCGGCGCCGTGGTGAGCTGCGTGATTCCCCTGGAACCGCCGCCGGACTACCCCGACTACGTCGAGGTCCAGGTCGGCGGCGTCGACATCCCGCGGGTCGATGACTGCAGCACCGAGGACGGCTGGGTCTTCAGCAACCCCGATGGGCCCTACGACTCGCTCGAGCTGTGCGGCAGCGCGTGCGATCAGCTCATCGCCGTCGGCACCGTCGATGCGACCTACGGCTGTCCGCCGGCCGGCTGA
- a CDS encoding AtpZ/AtpI family protein, producing MSPAPEPRTPPKRAVWFRYTDAASVGIEMAVAITICAIGALWLERNVTHWSPWTSIIGVLLGIGAASKAVVRAARTYKRELAESNAAGEDPPRDDGRVP from the coding sequence ATGTCGCCCGCACCCGAGCCGCGCACTCCGCCCAAGCGAGCGGTGTGGTTTCGCTATACCGACGCGGCCTCGGTCGGCATCGAGATGGCGGTCGCGATCACGATCTGCGCGATCGGGGCGCTATGGCTCGAGCGCAACGTGACGCACTGGTCGCCGTGGACCTCGATCATCGGTGTGTTGCTGGGCATCGGCGCCGCGAGCAAGGCCGTCGTCCGAGCGGCACGCACGTACAAGCGCGAGCTGGCCGAGTCGAACGCGGCCGGCGAGGACCCGCCGCGCGACGACGGCCGCGTGCCCTAG
- a CDS encoding HAMP domain-containing histidine kinase: MTPSWSWRSLRVRAFAITLLVAVLPLVMVAFASVFESGVGDRMREATALAASEAAADPDALEAIASRHGVRLRRVGPDGRVLAAADRHESGAPSQFGEVFFGPDGAPTLDEFDAELGPLTTRAEVGRAFAGVAEGGCTSSTGGRLLECHAAAPIVRNGRVVAIIHAQDASRRAIRALYDLRYQLIKLTLIIVPCAFVLAWWLGWRMVLPLERLRAQALEQVAALSRGDALELTRKDEFGELTGALNRLITEIRGHARAHEAALADLAHELKNPVAAIRGAAEALQHKPDDADRTRKLADSVARAGERLDRLVHQFLELARAEAGLGDEPREATDLTGMVAGICHSMAEDVRYGGVELHHSIVGDGACIASVVPLGIETAVRNLIDNALSFAKSRVIVEVRCGETIAIAVTDDGPGITDDDLPRVFDRFYSKRHAGHGIGLGSGLGLALVRAIAEAHGGHASVRSKLGAGSTFVIELPRAQPASQ, from the coding sequence GTGACGCCGAGCTGGTCGTGGCGCTCGCTGCGGGTGCGGGCGTTCGCGATCACACTGCTCGTGGCCGTGCTGCCGCTGGTGATGGTGGCGTTCGCGAGCGTGTTCGAGTCCGGCGTCGGCGACCGCATGCGCGAGGCCACTGCGCTCGCGGCCAGCGAGGCCGCGGCGGACCCCGATGCGCTCGAGGCGATTGCGAGCCGACACGGCGTGCGACTGCGGCGGGTGGGGCCTGACGGGCGCGTGCTCGCAGCCGCCGACCGCCACGAGAGCGGCGCGCCCTCGCAGTTCGGCGAGGTCTTCTTCGGTCCCGATGGCGCACCGACGCTCGACGAGTTCGACGCCGAGCTCGGCCCGCTGACGACGCGCGCCGAGGTCGGCCGTGCCTTCGCGGGCGTCGCCGAGGGCGGCTGCACGTCGTCGACCGGCGGGCGCCTGCTCGAGTGCCACGCAGCCGCACCGATCGTGCGGAACGGCCGCGTGGTGGCGATCATCCACGCGCAGGACGCCAGCCGTCGCGCGATTCGAGCGCTCTACGACCTGCGCTACCAGCTCATCAAGCTCACGCTCATCATCGTGCCCTGTGCGTTCGTGCTGGCGTGGTGGCTGGGCTGGCGCATGGTGCTGCCGCTCGAGCGGCTGCGCGCGCAGGCACTCGAGCAGGTCGCCGCGCTGTCGCGTGGCGACGCGCTCGAGCTGACGCGCAAGGACGAGTTCGGCGAGCTGACCGGCGCTCTCAACCGCCTGATCACCGAGATCCGCGGCCACGCGCGCGCCCACGAGGCCGCGCTGGCCGACCTCGCGCACGAGCTCAAGAACCCCGTCGCGGCGATCCGCGGTGCCGCCGAGGCGCTGCAGCACAAGCCCGACGATGCCGATCGCACCCGCAAGCTCGCCGACTCGGTCGCCCGCGCCGGCGAGCGGCTCGATCGCCTGGTCCACCAGTTCCTCGAGCTCGCGCGAGCGGAGGCGGGCCTGGGCGACGAGCCGCGCGAGGCCACCGACCTCACGGGCATGGTCGCCGGCATCTGCCACAGCATGGCCGAAGACGTGCGCTACGGCGGCGTCGAGCTGCACCACAGCATCGTCGGCGACGGCGCCTGCATCGCGAGCGTGGTGCCACTCGGCATCGAGACCGCCGTCCGCAACCTCATCGACAACGCGCTGTCATTTGCGAAGTCGCGCGTGATCGTGGAAGTCCGCTGCGGCGAGACCATCGCGATCGCGGTGACCGATGACGGCCCCGGCATCACCGACGATGATCTGCCGCGGGTGTTCGACCGCTTCTACTCCAAGCGACACGCGGGCCACGGCATCGGTCTCGGCTCCGGCCTCGGCCTCGCGCTCGTACGGGCGATCGCAGAGGCGCACGGCGGCCACGCGAGCGTCCGATCGAAGCTCGGCGCCGGCAGCACCTTCGTCATCGAGCTACCGCGCGCTCAGCCGGCGTCGCAGTAG